One genomic segment of bacterium includes these proteins:
- a CDS encoding acyl-CoA dehydrogenase family protein: protein MELDYFLTEDQLALRDLARKIAEEKIRPVAAQYDRDGTFPWDIVKIFAESGLFGIVIPEEHGGLGMGVFELAIVTEELSKACGGITLALAASALGTFPILLSANEEQQKRYLPELAEGKYLAAFGLTEPNAGSDAGSMRTRAVRDGDDYILNGTKIFITNGGVAHLYTVIAVTDPTKGSRGTTAFIVQDDYPGFKVGKHEDKMGIRASATNEIVFEDCRVPAANRIGREGEGFIVAMKTLDKSRPGVAAQALGIAQGAFDLAVDYAKNRVQFGHPILNLQAIQFMLADMATSIESARALLYATARHIDKGSKDIGRYSAMSKLYASDTAMKVTTDAVQIFGGYGFMRDYPIEKYMRDAKITQIYEGTNQIQRSVIGHSLVKG, encoded by the coding sequence ATGGAACTCGACTATTTCCTGACTGAAGACCAGCTCGCCCTGCGCGATCTTGCCCGCAAAATCGCCGAAGAAAAAATCCGCCCCGTTGCCGCGCAATACGACCGCGATGGAACATTTCCGTGGGACATCGTCAAGATTTTCGCCGAATCCGGCTTGTTCGGAATCGTCATTCCCGAAGAGCACGGCGGCCTCGGTATGGGTGTATTTGAACTCGCCATTGTCACCGAAGAACTCTCCAAAGCGTGCGGCGGTATCACGCTCGCACTCGCGGCATCCGCGCTCGGTACATTCCCGATCCTCTTGAGCGCGAACGAAGAACAGCAGAAGCGTTACTTACCTGAACTCGCAGAAGGAAAATATCTCGCGGCGTTCGGCTTGACTGAACCCAACGCAGGTTCTGATGCAGGCTCGATGAGAACACGCGCAGTGCGTGACGGCGATGACTACATTTTGAACGGCACAAAAATCTTCATCACCAACGGCGGCGTGGCGCATCTCTACACCGTGATTGCAGTCACCGATCCCACCAAAGGGTCGCGCGGCACCACCGCCTTTATCGTGCAGGACGATTACCCCGGTTTTAAGGTCGGCAAGCACGAAGACAAAATGGGTATTCGCGCTTCGGCCACCAATGAAATCGTCTTCGAAGATTGCCGTGTTCCCGCCGCCAACCGTATCGGCCGCGAAGGTGAGGGCTTTATCGTCGCCATGAAAACTTTGGACAAGTCACGTCCCGGCGTCGCCGCACAAGCGTTAGGCATCGCGCAAGGCGCGTTTGATCTGGCCGTGGATTATGCCAAGAACCGTGTGCAGTTCGGGCACCCGATTCTGAACTTGCAAGCGATTCAATTCATGCTTGCGGACATGGCAACATCTATTGAATCCGCTCGCGCACTGCTTTACGCCACCGCGCGCCACATTGACAAAGGCAGCAAAGACATCGGCCGCTACAGCGCGATGAGCAAGCTCTACGCATCCGACACGGCTATGAAAGTCACCACCGACGCCGTGCAAATTTTCGGCGGCTACGGCTTTATGCGTGATTATCCGATTGAAAAATACATGCGCGATGCGAAGATTACGCAAATTTACGAAGGCACCAATCAGATTCAGCGCTCGGTTATCGGGCATTCGCTTGTCAAAGGCTGA